GATGACCTGGGCCTCGGCCGCGGCCTCGTCGAACGTGGAGGCCTTGACCCGGTCGATCAGGCCGCTCTTGCCGTGCGTGCCCTTGTTCCACGCGTCCATCGCGTCGAGCGTGGCGTCGGACTGGTGCACGGCGAACACCGGGCCCTCGACGCGCTGGGTCAGCGTGGCATCGGTGACGACGACGGCGATCTCGATGATGCGGTCGGTGTTCGGGTACAGGCCCGTCATTTCGAGGTCGATCCAGACGAGGTTCTGGTCGCTGCTGGCCAGCGTCGGGGTCGCGGAGGTGGTGTCGGTCATGGGTGGGCCTTCGTTGGTTCTTGGTGCGCTTGCATCATTCTCGCAGGCCCAGCGCCTACACTTGAAGGATGGAATCGATCGTGTTGTCCGGGTTGTTCGCGGTGGCGCTGCTCGCGTCGCTGCTGGTGAAGTTCTGGCTGGCCACGCGCCAGATGCGGCACGTGGTGCGGCACCGCGGCGCCGTGCCCGCCGCGTTCGCCGGGTCGGTGTCGCTCGCGGCCCACCAGAAGGCGGCCGACTACACCGTCGCGAAGGGCCGGCTGGGCCTGCTCGCCACCGCGTTCAGCGCGGCCGTGCTGCTCGGCTGGACGCTGCTCGGCGGGCTCGATGCCCTGAACACCGTGGTGCGCGACGCCGTGTTCCCGCGGTTCGGCGGGCTGGCGTACCAGGTGGCCCTCGTCCTCGCGTTCTCTGCGATCTCGGGCCTGCTCGACCTGCCGTTCGAGCTGTACGCCACGTTCCGCCTCGAGCAGCGCTTCGGCTTCAACCGGATGACGTGGAAACTGTACGTGGTCGACACCCTCAAGGGGATCGGCCTGGGCCTCGCGTTCGGCGTGCCCATCATCGCCCTGATCCTCTGGATCATGGGGGCGGCCGGTGCGGCCTGGTGGCTGTGGGCCTGGGGCGCCTGGATGGGCATCATCCTGGTGGCCCGGGTGATCTACCCGATCGTCATCAGCCCGGTGTTCAACAAGTTCGAGCCGCTCGCGGACGAAGCGCTCAAGGAACGCATCCAGGGCCTGATGACACGCTGCGGCTTCCGCGCGAAGGGACTTTTCGTCATGGACGGCAGCCTCCGGTCGGCGCACGGCAACGCCTACTTCACCGGCCTCGGCGCGTCCAAGCGCGTGGTGTTCTTCGACACGCTGCTGAACAAGCTCGCCCCCGGCGAAGTGGAAGCGGTACTCGCGCACGAGCTGGGCCACTTCAAGCTCCGGCACCTGCTCAAGATGATGCTGCTCTCCTTCGCCACCAGCCTCGCCGGCTTCGCGCTGCTCGGCTGGCTGTCGGCGAAGGTGTGGTTCTACAGCGGCCTCGGCGCGGGTGTCGCGCTCGACGCGCCGAACGACGCGCTGGCGCTGCTGCTGTTCCTGCTCGTGGTGCCGGTGTTCGGGTTCTTCGTGTCGCCGCTGATGAGCCAGCTGTCGCGCCGCCACGAGTTCGAGGCCGATGCCTATGCCTGCGCCCAGGCGAACGGCAATGACCTTGCCGCCGCCCTGCTGAAATTGCACGAGGACAATGCAGCCACCCTCACCCCCGATCCGCTGTACGTGCGATTCTGGTATTCCCACCCGCCGGCATCGGAGCGCATCGCAGCCCTTCGGCTGCAGACAGGCTGACCCATGAAGACCTTGTTGCAGCAGCATTGCCAGCACCAGTCGGGCGCCGCGATGAGCGACACCCAGGTGCACGACCACCTCGCCCAGCTGAGCAGCTGGAAATCCACCGGCGGCGCCATCGAGAAGGCGTTCACCTTCAAGAACTTCCACGAGACCATGGCCTTCGTGAACGCCCTCGCGTGGATCGCCCACACCGAGGACCACCACCCCGACCTGCAAGTGGGCTACGACCGCTGCACGGTGCGGTTCTCCACGCACTCCGTGGGTGGCATCTCCGTCAACGACTTCATCTGCGCGGCCAAGGCCGACGCCCTGGTGTCCTTTGTCGCCTGAACTGCCGATGGATCCGCACCGATGAGCCGGGCCGAGGCGCTCGACCTGGGACTCGTGGTGGCCGGGCACGGCCGCCACTACATCGTCGAAACGCCGGAGGGCCGGCGCGTCACGTGCCACCCCCGCGGCAAGAAGAGCGACTGCGTGGTCGGCGACCGCGTGCGCTGGCAGGTGTCCGGCGACGAAGGCGTGATCGAACACGTCGAGCCGCGGCGCAACCTGCTGTTCCGGCAGGACGAGTGGAAGACGAAGTCGTTCGCGGCCAACCTCGACCTGATCCTCGTGATGGTGGCGAGCGAGCCGGTGTTCAGCGAATCGCAGCTCACGCGGGCGCTGATCGCCGCGGAGGACGCCGGCATCGAGGCCCACATCCTGCTCAACAAGGCCGACCTCCCGCAGATCGCCACGGCGCGCGAGCGGCTGCGGCCGTACGCCGCGATGGGCTACGCCGTGCACGAGGTGGCTCTGAAGGCCCGCCCCGACGAGGCCCGCGCCGAACTCGACCCGCTGCTGGCCGGCCGGTCCAGCCTCGTGCTGGGGCCCAGCGGCACCGGCAAGAGCACGCTGATCAACCTGCTCGCGCCCGACGCGCGTGCCCAGGTGGGCGAGATCTCGCAGGCGCTGAACTCGGGGCGCCACACCACCACCACCACCCAGTGGTACTGGCTGGACGCGGCGCGCACCACCGGGCTGATCGACTCGCCCGGCTTCCAGGAATTCGGGCTGCGGCAGGTGTCGCCGCAGGTGCTGCCCGGGCTGATGCCCGACCTCGCCGAACCGGCGAAGCAGTGCAAGTTCTACAACTGCACCCACCTGCACGAACCGGGCTGCGGCGTGCGCGCGGCGCTCGCGCGCGGCGAGGTGACCGAGAGCCGCTACCGCATCTACGGCGAGATCTTCCAGGAGCTCTCCCAGACGCGGTACTAGGCGTCCTGCCCCGCTTCGGGGATGGCGGGTCGTGCCCCGCCGGCGTAGAGTGGGACCACCTCCGCTGCGGGAGCGCGACATGACATCACCCAAGCCGTTCCGGGTGCAGTCCCTGCTGGTGGCGGCCCTCCTCATGGGCTGCTCGGCGATCCATGCGCAACCCCGCTACACGCTGACCGACCTCGGCGCCACCACCGACCCCGGCGCGCTCACGAGCGGCATCGCCATCAACGCCCGGGGCCAGGTGCTGATCGCCGAACTCGGCCGCCAGACCGCCTGGCTGCACACGCCGGGCTCGCGCCCCCTCGACCTCGGTACCGTCGTGCCGGGGGTCCGGCTGCCGGGCTACACGTACCACGTCAACGTGCAGGGCCTGAACGACGCCGGCCAGGTGATCGGCGCGTGGACCGCCGTCGCCGACGGCCGCCCGCTGGCCGTGCTGGGCCCGGATGCCTTCGTCTGGTCACACGCGGGCGGGATGGTGAACCTCGGGCCGGCCGGCGGGCGCAGCGACCTGCTGTCGATCAACAACACGGGCCAGGTGCTCGGCACCTTCGCGCTGCCTCGCAACACCTTCGTCCACCAGCTGGGCACCGGCCGCACGAGCACCGACCTGCCGGCCGACTTCACCGGCGTGGAGATCAACGACACCGGCCAGATCGCCGGCGGCATCACCACCTGGGACGGACAGGAGCCCGAGTTCCACGCCGCCCTGCTCGACCGGGCCGGCCTGCACGACCTCGGCACGCTGGGTGGCCACACCGCCGAGGTCACCGGCATCAACAACGCGGGCTGGGTCGTCGGCGGGTCCGACCTCCGCGGCCCGGTGGACGACCTGGGCATCGCCGTGCGCCATCCGTTCCTGTACCGGCCGGGCATCGGCATGCGCGACCTGGGCCGGCTCCCGCGCCACCCCGCGCTCACCTACGCGATGGCGCTCGACATCAACGATGCGGGCCAGGTGGTGGGCTTCCAGGCCGGGCACCGCGCATCCGGCTCGGTGGCGTTCCTGCACGACCCGTCGTTCGGCCTGATCGACCTGAACGACCGGCTCGACCCGGCGAGCGGCGCGGGCTGGGTGCTGCAGACGGCCAACGGCATCAACAACCGCGGCCAGATCACGGGCACGGGACTGCACGAGGGACGGGCCCGCGCGTACCTGCTGACGCCGGCGGCCGGCCGGACGGCCGCGCGCTGACCGGAACTCAGCCGATCAGGTTCGCGAGCGACAGCAGCGCGAGCAGCAGCATCCACAGCACCACCGAACGCCACACCAGCGCGACGACGCTGCGCAGGTGGCCCATCTCGGGCGGCGCCCCGGGGGTGGAACCTTCGGCCACGGCCAGCTCGTCCGGCGCCCCGGCGTCGAAGGTCTTGGAGCGGTCGGGCGTCACGCCCGGGGCGGCATGGCCGCCCAGCTGCACGCCCACGGCACCGGCCGCGGCGGCCAGCAGGATGCCTTCGTTCGCGTGTTTCCAGAGGCCCGCGTCGCGGCGCCAGCAGGAGACGGCTTCCTCGAAGTTGCCCACCACCGCG
This genomic stretch from Piscinibacter gummiphilus harbors:
- the orn gene encoding oligoribonuclease encodes the protein MTDTTSATPTLASSDQNLVWIDLEMTGLYPNTDRIIEIAVVVTDATLTQRVEGPVFAVHQSDATLDAMDAWNKGTHGKSGLIDRVKASTFDEAAAEAQVIEFLKQYVPKNTSPMCGNSICQDRRFLANYMPKLEAFFHYRNLDVSTLKELAKRWKPGILGGFKKAQAHTALADIHESIDELVYYRTHFLSL
- a CDS encoding M48 family metallopeptidase, whose product is MESIVLSGLFAVALLASLLVKFWLATRQMRHVVRHRGAVPAAFAGSVSLAAHQKAADYTVAKGRLGLLATAFSAAVLLGWTLLGGLDALNTVVRDAVFPRFGGLAYQVALVLAFSAISGLLDLPFELYATFRLEQRFGFNRMTWKLYVVDTLKGIGLGLAFGVPIIALILWIMGAAGAAWWLWAWGAWMGIILVARVIYPIVISPVFNKFEPLADEALKERIQGLMTRCGFRAKGLFVMDGSLRSAHGNAYFTGLGASKRVVFFDTLLNKLAPGEVEAVLAHELGHFKLRHLLKMMLLSFATSLAGFALLGWLSAKVWFYSGLGAGVALDAPNDALALLLFLLVVPVFGFFVSPLMSQLSRRHEFEADAYACAQANGNDLAAALLKLHEDNAATLTPDPLYVRFWYSHPPASERIAALRLQTG
- a CDS encoding 4a-hydroxytetrahydrobiopterin dehydratase encodes the protein MKTLLQQHCQHQSGAAMSDTQVHDHLAQLSSWKSTGGAIEKAFTFKNFHETMAFVNALAWIAHTEDHHPDLQVGYDRCTVRFSTHSVGGISVNDFICAAKADALVSFVA
- the rsgA gene encoding ribosome small subunit-dependent GTPase A, which produces MSRAEALDLGLVVAGHGRHYIVETPEGRRVTCHPRGKKSDCVVGDRVRWQVSGDEGVIEHVEPRRNLLFRQDEWKTKSFAANLDLILVMVASEPVFSESQLTRALIAAEDAGIEAHILLNKADLPQIATARERLRPYAAMGYAVHEVALKARPDEARAELDPLLAGRSSLVLGPSGTGKSTLINLLAPDARAQVGEISQALNSGRHTTTTTQWYWLDAARTTGLIDSPGFQEFGLRQVSPQVLPGLMPDLAEPAKQCKFYNCTHLHEPGCGVRAALARGEVTESRYRIYGEIFQELSQTRY